The genomic window aagtATTATTCATTCACATAAGATTTTCTTGGTATATATATAGAGTTTTCTTTCTAGTAAACCGTGGTAAGTTACCAAAGTTTATGTTCATTATGTACTCTTCATAAACCATAGCTATCATGGTTTATGTATATTTTACTAAAACCTAGTAGATTACCACATTGTATAAAACAGTAACAGGACATAAAGGTAAACGATTCTCAATTGTTGTATTTGCATAAACATTTCTTCTATCCATTTCATTTACATAATTTGCCCTAAAAATTCtatatcatatatcatttattttatttaaatatatatttttaaatttttaataataataattctaaaatataaaaaatttaaaaaataaacttacataatcaaaataaaaaaaataatttataatatgaAATTTAAgatcattaatatttttacatttttgttttttttagtatttaattttttttttcataaaaatagaagaagaaattgTTAAGCGgctaaagaaaaagaagagagaaaggtgCTACTAGAGTACTAGGTGGGTTCAAAGTGAAAGTAAACTCGGAGGGAAGGAATAGGTAAACTCGGAGGGAAGGAATAGGTACAGAAAGAGACACATTGGTATAAATGGCACCGctgtgaagagaaaagcatgcacgaCAGGTGGTGAAAATCACACAACGGTATTTGTGCTCCTTCTCCTCAGTCTCTCACACAGACACACACAAGTACCAGTACAGAAAGAGGCATATTGGTATGAGTGGCACCGctgtgaggagaaaagcatgcacgaCACGTAGTGAAAATCATACAACGGTCCAATTTGTGCTCCTTCTCCTCAGTCTCTCACACAGACACACACATACAAGTAGCCAGTCCCCTAACCACCTCCGCAACCGGCCTTCTCGACACCCAAGCAACCACCACACCACCGCCCAAGATTTCACAGTAAACGGTCTAACTCTAATAGACCCACTCACAACTCAGAAGTCATCATCAACTCTGGTATGTCTAACCACTCATTTTTGTTTGACGATGATCCACTAGCATTCATTCATTTGAGAATGTACAGTTATTTAACTGAGTTGTGTTACTCTCATGCTATACATGTAAAAGGTTTTTAATAAAAAACAAATCCAGCAGAATCAATTCATTCATTTGTTCGTTcgttttcattttgatttttcagtagtgtCGACAATGGGAAAACGGAAGCCAAAGAAATCAGGAAAGGAATCAACAAGAACAACAGCAACCCCAAAAATAGACATAATCAGTAACTTACCGGATTTCTTGCTTTTCCATATTCTCTCGTTCCTCCCAACAAGATGCGCCATGGCCACCAGCGTCCTGGCTCGCCGGTGGCGCCACCTCTGGAAGGATCTTCTAGTCTTGGATTTAGACAATAGTGAAGAGAGTCCTTATTATCTGTCCGGTGGGAGACATCGATTTGTTGCTTTCGTCGACTCAGTTTTCGCTCAGCGCACGGCTGCCCATGTCGAGAAGTTTTGCCTCACCTGTGAAATACCTATAGATAAAAGGAAAAGCTCCACAACATGGTTACGTAGTGTTGTTGGTCCCCACCTCAAAGAGCTGTATCTCGATTTATCTCTCCATCACCACAAAGGATATGGAAGAGTCAAATTGCCGCAAAAGGTATTAACCAGTACATCACTCGAGTCCCTTGTTTTGAGAGGTCGTATGTATTTGGTTGTTTACGAAGGATTTGGATGGGTTCGATTGCCATCTCTCAAGAACCTAGAGTTGGATCTAGACTGTGTGGACCCGAACTATGTTATATGCAGTTGCCGGGCTCTTGAAAATCTCAAGCTCACTTTACGTGAAGCATTCCCAACTAAGTCATGGGAAACTGCTGAACTCCACATGCCTCGTACGTTGAAGCGTTTAACCCTAATACAGGCTGATGACACTGAAGAAGATCTTAATGATATTCAGGAACTTGTGATAAACACCCCGTTACTCGAATACCTAAGTATCACATTATGGGCAAGATGCTTACAGGTTTCAATTAGCGATTATCCCAACATGGTGGAAGCTCATCTTGATATTGATCAAGACCAAGAGCAGATTGGTTGGGTGCTTGAGCTTTTCAAGGCACTCCGCCAAACCAAACTGTTGGACTTGAAACTTTCCACTATGGAGGTAATATTCTTATCGAAATTACATTGTCCATTCAACGGCTTACTCCATGTCACTTATTCCAATTTTTGGTGAAGTTTAATTGTAGTTATGTGTTGTGTTTATTATATTCTTGTCTTCTACACACAGTGCTTGCTTCGTGCTTCCCCTTTTGAGTTGCCGGAATTTTCCCGTTTAGTTAATCTAGAGCTTGAAATTCCATATTTCGACTCTGGATTTATGATAGAATTGCTTCATAACTGCAATATGCTTCAAGTTCTCACTCTTCATAACCGGGAGGTATGATCTCTTTTCTAGTTTAGCTGTGTGTCTATTTCCATTCATTACTTGCTTTCATATTTTGAAAAGTTTTGTTTATTGTTGCCAGAAAGTTTCCACATTGGAACTTGAGGAACCTAATTGTTGGAAACTGCCAATGAAGGATCCTGATTGTGTTATATCACATCTcaagatttttgaatttaaaggatATCAAGACTCTGCAGATGAACATGCATTTGTTGCATATCTTTTAGAGAGAGGACCTATTTTGGAGACAATGAAAATCCATGCTGATCCTAGTCTTGGCCGAAAGTATAAACAGCGCATCCACAAGGAATTATCTAGGGTACCAAGGAGCTCCAAAACATGCCAATTAAAAGTTACCTGAAGAGCCAACAGTTACATATGATACAATCTCTCACCGTCTCTATTCTCTCTTCTTGATTTGCCTTAGATTCATGCGTCAATGTCACTTGTGTTGTTCAAATATTTGTTGAAGCTTTGGTTACTTTTTACATGGATTAATTTGTCTGATcggattattgttgttgtttcacTCAATCCTCACACACTCTCACTCACTGTCCTGCAATGAATTTGCAGAACTCACACTCGAATTGTTGTATGttcagagaaaaagagagaaagagttgAACACTAGAGAACTGAAGAAGCAAAAACTACAATTTGACACTATTCAATAAACTGTTAAATACAATAACAGAAAGAGAAAAAAACTAACCACTCACTCCACTACCTTAAGAATAGGACTCCACTTCCTTAAAAATAGAAACTATCTGAACAAAAAAGATTAACTTGCCTCTGAGGCCACTAATGACTTTGACCCTATTAACTGAATCATACACATAAgcataaaacagaaataaataaatatcagGTCCTAATATATTATCTAACATTTCTCCTCCTTGGATTAGAGACCTGGACACATTCCAACTTCATGAATCAATTGACTAAATCGACTAACAGCAAGAGGCTTGGTGAAGACATCAGCTATCTGATTATCTGTCTTGCAATACTTCAGCTCCACCTCTTCCTCCTGTTGTGCTTTACGCAGATAATAAAATCTCAGCTTGAAGTGTTTAGTCTTGCCATGAAAGACTGGATTTTGAGCAATTACAATTGCAGCTTGATTGTCCACATACAACACAGTTGATCTTTTCTCTTGTAGCCCCAAATTACAGAGTAACTTCCTGAGCCATACTGCATGCTTTGCAGCTGCAGTTGCAGCCACAAATTCAGCTTCAGCTGTAGACTGTGCTACAACTTCCTGCTTCTTTGAGCTCCAGGAAAAACAACCTGATCCAAGTGAAAAACAGAAACCCGTTGTGCTTTTCATGTCTTCCACCGAACCACCCCAGTCACTATCTACAAAACCAACCAGCTTCATCTCAGGAACTGCTTTGAATTTCACACCATAACTTTGAGTCCCCTTTAGATATCTCAACACCCTTTTTGCTGCAGTAAGATGTTCCTTAGCTGCACAATGAAGGAACCTCGATAGAATACTCACTGCATACTGAATGTCAGGCCTAGTAGCTGTTAAATACATTAGACAGCCTACTAGACTTCTGTACTCATTCTCATGCTCAGAATCCTGCACATTACTCTTGCTTAACTTCTCTTTCTGATTAACAGGAGTAGTGACTGTCTTGCATTCTCCCATTTCAAACCTCTTTAGGACCTCTCTGATGTACTTTCTCTGACAGATGAATATCTCACCTTCTTTTTGCTGAATCTCCATGCCAAGAAAGTAAGACATTCTCCCCAAATCTGTCATCTCAAACTGCTTCATCAGTCCTACCTTCAGCTTCACTATCTCACTCTCCTTCTCTCCTGTAACAAGCAGATCATCGACATAGATAGACACCACCACAAGGCCTCTCTCACTCTGTTTGTAGTACAGAGTGACTTCACTTAGACTCTTCTGGAACCCAAGCTGATGCAGATAACAATCAATTTTGCTATACCAAGCCCTGGGAGCTTGTTTCAGCCCATACAAGGCTTTCCTTAGCTTATACACTTTGTCTTCATGGCCTTTAACAACAAATCCTTCTGGTTGGTCTACATAGATGTCCTCAGATAGGTCACCATTTAGGAAAGCTGATTTCACATCCAGCTGATAGATGGTCCACCTTTTCTGTGCAGCAACAGCTAGTAGCAATCTGATGGTATCCATGCGAGCAACCGGAGCAAAAGTTTCAGAGTAGTCCACCCCACTCACTTGAGCATATCCCTTCACAACCAACCTGGCTTTATACTTGTTCACAGTGCCATTTGGGTTCAATTTTGTCTTAAAAACCCATTTGACACCTATAGTCTTCTTGTGATCAGGCTTAGACACAAGTTGCCATGTGTTGTTCTTGTTGATCATGCTCAGTTCTTCTTTCATAGCTGAGGCCCACTCCACACTTCCTTTTGCTTCCTCAACTGTTCCTGGTTCTAGGAGAGCCACATTACATCTGGCATAGACCTCTGCCAGTGGTCTTGTACCTCGCATAGGAAAACTATCAATCAATTCATCTTCAATCAGCTCACACTCATTCTGTAGGTCTGCTTCCTCATTTAACTCATCCTCATTCTGCACATTAGCTTCAACTACAATATTGTCagccattttcttttcaaatactGCCCTCTCCCAATTTTTATCTTCACAAAAAATCACATCTCTACTCACAGTAATCTTTTGTGCATCAGGACAATACACTCTATAGGCTTTAGACTGAGAACTATACCCTACAAAGATACCAGCCTCACCTCTATGATCAAGCTTGTCTCTACTGACTGAAGGAGTCAAGTAATAGCATAGACAACCAAATGTTCTTAGTCCACTAACCTTTGGTTTGTATCCGTGCCATGCCTCGAATGATGTCTGCTTGTTGAGAGCTTTGGTTGGTAACCTATTCAACAAGAAGACAGTAGTATTTACTGCTTCTGCCCAGAAGCTCTTGGGTAGTTGTTTGCCTTGTAGCATACATCTTCCCATCTCCACAATGCTTCCATTTTTCCTTTCActcaccccattttgttggggagTGTAAGGAACTGTAAACTGCTGCTTTATGCCAGAGTCCTCATAGATGGCTTTGAACCTTTTTGAGGTatactcaccaccattatcactcCTCACTGTCTTTATTTTACAATTTGCTTCATTCTCCACCTCTTGTTTGAACCTCAGAAATACTTCATCAACTTCTGACTTTAGTTTGAGAAAGTAGACCCAGCAAAACCTTGTGCAGTCATCAATGAAGGTCACAAAGTACTTGCTTTTGTTCAGTGACTCCTCAGGCATAGGCCCACAAACATCTGAGTGAACCAGTTGAAGCTTCTCCTTGGCCCTCCATCTTGTTTTCTGGAATGGCTTTAGCTCCTTCAAGGAATGCTTTCATCCTCACTTGCCAGACATGATAATTGCTCCCATCAAGGATTGGAGGAGCAATGCCTGCTAGCCCAATAGTTGTTGATGAAGCTTCCATCACCACAGCCCTTAAGATACTTAAGGCTCTTGATACCAATTTGTTGTTGTTTCACTCAATCCTCACACACTCTCACTCACTGTCCTGCAATAAATTTACAGAACTCATACTCGAACTGTTGTATGttcagagaaaaagagagaaagagttgAACACTAGAGAACTGAAGAAGCAAAAACTACAATTTGACACTATTCAATAAACTGTTAAATACAATAACAGAAAGAGAAAAAAACTAACCACTCACTCCACTACCTTAAGAATAGGACTCCACTTCCTTAAAAATAGAAACTATCTGAACAAAAAAGATTAACTTGCCTCTGAGGCCACTAATGACTTTGACCCTATTAACTGAATCATACACATAAgcataaaatagaaataaataaatatcagGTCCTAATACATTATCTAACAATTATTTGAATGACTTTTCAAATCATTGCTGGGGTTTGGTTTGGTAGTTCTGGAATTTGCTTGTGCCTTCTCCCTCAATGTCGGTAGAATATCTTTGACTTCTTTGATGTCTGTTTCCCTAAACATATTAGAATATGCATAATTTTCACAATGTTTTTTACTCTTTTGGTGGTTGTTTCACAAAACATACAGGCCGTTTTTTACGAATATATTATCATAATTTTCACAGAAGTGGTGCTGAAGATTCGTCTTCTACAAGCTTCTCATGGACCACTATTTTAGCTACGTCAAGTCTCCTGACATCAAACTCAGGAGAAAACATCATAACTTGACTGACAACTAAGTCAAAACCAGCGACGAACATCTCCATTCCCTCCTCTTCAATTTCATGGATACGGGAAGTCATCTCACCCTTAGTTTTATCATTCTCTTTTATTTCATTCTGCAGCAACCGAATCTGATCTTGAAGGCGGTAAACCTCCTCCTCCCTCTCCATCTTGGAAGTTACATTGATAACCCCAATCCCCCTTCTTTTTACACACTATCTGATCACTGTCGCAAGGAAGCAACTCAACACCCACATTCAAACCATACTTAACTAACTTCAAAGCCCTAAGCTCACGAAGTGATTCCTCATCGCAGTAGGAAGAAGAACGAGTCTTCACATCAAGTTGTACCCAATGATAAGGGTTTTCACTTTTCACTTCAAccacctttttcttttctttatctttctctcACTCTTTCTCTTTTCCTAACCATTGTGAAGGTAAAATGTCAAAGAAACTAACATCTAGAAGTCATGTCTTTTTCACTTAAGCAGAAGAACTTTGGGTCAACCTTAGTGTCTTTTTCTAAGAATAAAACGGTAATAAAGGCAGATTATAACCCACTAATTTAGTGGGCAATTTGAAGCGTAACTGTTCAAATGTCCGGGAGGCTTCCAAGGCCCAAAACCAATCAGAAAAGTTAAACCATGCATTTATCTTTGCCCAAAAAAAAACCATGCATTTATTagctgaccaaaaaaaaaaaccatgcATTTATTAGTATTACAAACACGGTTCACaaagtaaaatttttatttttattttgttattattctTTACTTACAACTCAAGCTTGAGGAACGCCAACACACGTTGAGCTTGTGGCTAGTATACTTACTCATGACCGAAGTATAACCACATTCTAAAGTTTAACTTACTAAAACGTAAGTTCAACAAGTCAAGTTTGGGGGTTATGTATCGTATCTCTTATACGTCGGAGAAACTGACTTATACTTCggtcaaattaaattaaattaaaatcaaatcaaaccccTCAACGTAACAAACCTCTTCCTAAATTTCTCTCTTTGATGTCGGCCATGAAGATCTCGGCACCAATTGATAAATAATTCAGCCTCAATCAAACTATAAATTAGGATGAGGGTCCACGATACGGGGCAGAGCATTCAGTATCACTCCACTGATTATAAACTCATTTTCTTAAGTGATTCCTTACTGACTTGAGTATCAGAATCTTTTTTGTAAGTATCACACTTGGATCCGAGTTCACGATGGTACTCCAATTCTGGATTGAGCAGACACCTCGGAATAGTGAAAGACCAATGTATAACTCGAAAAAGAGTATCCTTTACAAAACAGAACCAAaacaaaattgattattgttttgaatccaatcaagtagcTAATATGTGGTtcgattttaattaatttttttgttagtagtttatgattttgtaggtgaataatattttatcgttgatggtttgaattgaatgtaatgtaataaatttgcagcaattttgggtgtaacacgaagatatctggtgtattctttaagaattttcgttgtatgtgtgctgataaattctgcaaaattcaaaactcttcttctccctcctcctcatcttctgctgcttcttcttgttttttttttcatcatcattaacatcatcttttttttcttattaatctttttttcttgttttatcttctcaagtttcttcttgttttactcttttaacaagaataaaataaaaaaaatcaaacaaagaagaataagaagaaacacataatggtacaaaattatttggaagatgatgaacttacattcattcaactaaaagaaagaaagaaataaagaaaaaagaagaagaaaaatgtagcattagagaaaatatttttctgtatttgcagcaaatttgggtgtaacacgaaaatatttgggtatattgtttaagaattttcggtgtatgtgtgctgataagttatgcataattcaaaacttttcctcttcctcctcctcatcttttacttcttctttttttcatcatcatcaccatcttcttcttcttcttcttttcttattcatctttttctttttgttttaccttctcaagtttcttcttgttttactctctcacCAACACCTCCtcctccccctcttcttcctccttcttttttcattagaattttttctcctcttttctttttctccttctcctccatcctcagttatctcgttgttgaagataatgaatagtTCAAATTCAGATTATCAATTGAATTAGAACAAAATtgattattttgaatccaatcaagtggctgcagtgtggttcgattctagttaatgttttcgttagtagtttatgattttgtaggtgaataatgttgtttttgtttgtgaaaattgttgttcatcgttgatgatttgaattgaatataatgtaaaaattttgtattaaagaaaatatttttctatatttgggtgtaacacgaagatatttgagtgtattatttaagaattttcggtatatgtgtgctgataagttttgcataattcaaaactcttcttctcccttctttctcatcttttgcttcttcttcttcttcttttcatcatcatcatcatcttcttttttttcttatctatattttttttcttgttttatcctctcaagtttcttcttattttactcttttaacaagaataaaaaaaatcaaacaaagaagaagaagaaacacattaTGGTACAAAATtatttggaagaggatgaacttaaattgttcaactaaaagaaagaaagaaataaaaaaaaggaagaacaaaaaaaatgcagcattagaaaaaatatttttcaatatttgcagaaaatttgggtgtaatacgaagatatttgggcatattgtttaagaatttttggtgtatgtgtgttaataagttctgtataattcaaaattcttcctcttcttcctcctcatcttctgctttttcttcttcttcatcttcttatttcatattctcataattctttttgggaggaaaaaaaattcataatgttgcaaaatcaatagaaagagaaggaggaaaaaatacaacaacaacagtaataaaaaacgacgatgaagatgaaatacgcgaagaaaaaggaggaaaaacgcaaagaagaaggagaagaaaaaggaagaggaggaggaggagaaggaacgcgaaaaaaaAAAACGACAGTTGTGGTTTCGTTCgagtaagaagaagaagcgtTTTTCATAATGGTGAGTGAGTGCACTATAAAAACCGTTAAGTAGCGCGTGTTAATACACTGATATGGGTGAATGTCCTTTTTGTTGGGTTTGACccaacttgtatgacttgtaagccaaaaacgCTTATATGTATAATaggtattttttataaaatatttataaattaatataatacgtaaataagataaaaatatgtaataaataaaaaatataatttattatcatcattgctatccaaaatttttaaaaaattacatgtcaaaaatattaaaattcaattaacaaaattagtataatacaaaaattttggtatataatataaaattttttttaaggattatattatttaaaatattaaaatttaactaACAAAAGGATTACACATCTATAATACGGAATCAGGTAAAGAAGGACAACCCATGCAACTGATTTCATGGGATTATTCCATGGCCACCAAGGACGGCTGGAACAGCTGGAGCAAGAATTGGAGTGGCAACGAGAAGTAGAGAGGAGCTTGAGAAGAGAGGTCGAACGACGGAAAGAGCTTGAAGAAAAGCTCTCAAGATTAGAACCCGCTCTCCAAGGTAGAAACTCTCGCAGCGACCGAGAAGACTCACCCTTGGGAGGAGAAGATCCCttcagtgaggacataatgagggcgaAAGTTCTCAGAAGCTttaaaagccccgatatggacttCTATGACGGGACCACCAACCCAAAGCATCACTtgagcaatttcaaaagtcggatgtacctagCCGACGCCTCTGATGTTACTCGCTGTAAGGCCTTTCCGATGACCTTGACAAAGGCAGCGATGAAGTGATTCGATAGCCTCCCCCTAAGGTCGGTCACTAGCTTCGACGACCTCTCGCATAAATTCCTTATGCGATTTTctatccagaaggataaagtgaAGCACGCACCGAGTCTCCTGggagtaaaacaggaggtcggagaacctttgAGGGattacatggaaaggttcaacaaagcgtgcTTAGAAATTTAAGACCTGCCTACAGAGGCAGTGATTATGAGCCTAGTAAATGGACttcgagaaggtcccttctcgcAGTCCATCTCGAAAAGGCACCCGACTTCTTTGagtgatgtacaagaaagagtcgagaagtacatcaacatggaagaaaacgccagGCTGAGAGAGCCAAGTTGGCGACCTGGACACTCTCACTcatcaaaagagaaagaaagagaaccaaaaaaaaaaagaagccggGCCTGAAAGGCCCAGGAGATATCACTCCTATACTCCTCTGCGAGTTTCCTTAGTTGATGTCTACAAAAAAATTTGTCATACTGAAAGACTACCTCCCCCTAGGCAAATCAAGAATAAGAAAGGGGGAAGTCGTAGCGAGTATTGTGAGTACCATAAATtatatggtcactcaacaaatgaATGTTATGACctgaaaaatgtgatagaaaaactggccagagaaggtcggcttgacagatatctcatggaaaAGTCGGACCATCGTGGCAAGAGGAAGCGAGATGAGGAGGGCCGAAGAGACCCACCACTACAGACCCCGGAAAGACATATAAATATGATCTCGGGAGTGTTCGCTGGAGGTGGCCTCACAAAGTCATCTCGTAAGAGACATCTGAATGAAGTCTACCAGGTCGGGAGCGAAGTCCCCGACCTTCCAACCATCTCTTTTACTAAGGAAGATTGGCAAGGCATAGTTCCCGGACATGATGATCCGGTAGTGATCACTATGATCCTTGCCAACACCCATCTACACAGAACCCTGGTGGATCAGGGGAGCTCGACTGACATCCTGTTCAAACCAGCGTTTAATAAACTGGGACTGGATGAAAAGGAACTAAGAGCTTATCCTGATACCCTATACGGGTTGGAGGATACACTAATAAAACCACTGGGATTTATACCCCTACATACAACTTTTGGAAAGGGGATGAtatccaaaactctgagcatcgACTTCATAGTTGTCGATGTGGGTTCGGCCTATAATGCTCTAATAGGCAGAACAATCCTAAATCGGCTTGGAGTAGTGGTATCCACCccccacctttgcatgaaattcccaacaccgGAGGGAATCGCAATCATCAGGGGAGATCAGAAGCTGGCGAGAAAGTGctacaatgaaagtctaaacctgaGAGGTAAAGGCAAGGAGGTTCACACCATTGAGCTTGGAGGGGTTCGAACTAAAGAAGAGTTACGACCACAATCCGGGGCAAAGACTGAAGAGGTACAGGTAGGGAAGGAGGAAGGAAAAAATACTAACATATGAGCCAACTTAGAAGAAGAATTGAAGCAGAAGCTTATAAAACTCTGACAAGAGAATTTCaacctcttcgcctggaaagcctccgacatgccgggaatagatcccgagctcatgtcGCATAAACTAACAGTATACCCCGGATCGCGACCTGTTCAGCAAAGAAGGTGGAAGCTCGGACCTGAACGAGCCCAAGtggtggaagaacaggtacaagccctCCTAGAAGTCGACTTCATCAGAGAGGTCAAATATCCGGCTTGGCTGgcaaatgtagtgctagtcaagaaACAGAACGGCAAGTGGatgatgtgcgtcgactacacggacTTGAACAAGGCGTGTCCAAAAGACCCATATCTACTTCGACATATTGATACCTTAGTAGAttccagctcggggtatcaatacttgtcgttcatggatgcatactcgggatataaccaaattccAATGTACAAGCTGGATAAAGAAAAAACATCTTTCATCATGCCTAAAGCAAATTATTACTATGTGGTTATGCCTTTTGGGCTAAAAAATTCAggagccacatatcaaaggctgatgaataaggtgttcgcaCCTCACCTTGGGAATCTAATGGAAGTATATGTAGACGATATGTtagtaaaaaccaaggatgaGACCGACTTCCTGACCAATCTCTCGCAAGTCTTCAGCACCATTATGAAGCACGAGATGAGATtaaatcccgcaaagtgcaccttcgcggtggaggttgaaaaatttttaggattcatgctaacacaaagggGGATTGAAGCGAACTCCGACAAGTGTAGAGCAGTCCTAAAAATAAAAAGTCCGACTTGTCTAAGGGAGGTCCAGCAACTGAATGGGCAACTTGCAGCtctctccaggttcttggcaggatcagcattaagatccctaccactcttctctctactaagaaaaagatgccagttcgaatggactcctgaatgcgaagaagcgttccaggagttcaaaaggtttttaAGCCAACCTCCAATTCTGACCCGACCTTAAATCGGAGAAGAACTCGTCCTGTATTTGTCTGTAGCAGACAAAGCTGTAGCTTCAGCTTTAATACGGGAAGACAAGGTCGGACAGCATCCTGtgtacttcaccagcaaagttctaAAAGGCCCTGAATTAAGGTATCAAAAACTTGAGAAATTTTCATATGCCTTAATAGTAGCCTCTCGAATGCTACGACCTTATTTTCAAGCCCACACTATAAAGGTCCGAATGAACCAGCCCATGAAGCAAATACTTCAAAAAACAGACATTGTGGGCATAATGGTTTAATGGGTCATAGAACTGTCCGAGTTCGACCtcaagtatgaaactcggactgCAATCAAAGctcaatgcctcaccgacttcgtgGCAGAATTtgcaggagatcaagaggaagCCACCACAGCATGG from Arachis ipaensis cultivar K30076 chromosome B09, Araip1.1, whole genome shotgun sequence includes these protein-coding regions:
- the LOC107619806 gene encoding putative FBD-associated F-box protein At5g38570 isoform X2, which produces MSGTAVRRKACTTRSENHTTVQFVLLLLSLSHRHTHTSSQSPNHLRNRPSRHPSNHHTTAQDFTVNGLTLIDPLTTQKSSSTLVLVSTMGKRKPKKSGKESTRTTATPKIDIISNLPDFLLFHILSFLPTRCAMATSVLARRWRHLWKDLLVLDLDNSEESPYYLSGGRHRFVAFVDSVFAQRTAAHVEKFCLTCEIPIDKRKSSTTWLRSVVGPHLKELYLDLSLHHHKGYGRVKLPQKNLELDLDCVDPNYVICSCRALENLKLTLREAFPTKSWETAELHMPRTLKRLTLIQADDTEEDLNDIQELVINTPLLEYLSITLWARCLQVSISDYPNMVEAHLDIDQDQEQIGWVLELFKALRQTKLLDLKLSTMECLLRASPFELPEFSRLVNLELEIPYFDSGFMIELLHNCNMLQVLTLHNREKVSTLELEEPNCWKLPMKDPDCVISHLKIFEFKGYQDSADEHAFVAYLLERGPILETMKIHADPSLGRKYKQRIHKELSRVPRSSKTCQLKVT
- the LOC107619806 gene encoding F-box/FBD/LRR-repeat protein At4g26340-like isoform X1 — encoded protein: MSGTAVRRKACTTRSENHTTVQFVLLLLSLSHRHTHTSSQSPNHLRNRPSRHPSNHHTTAQDFTVNGLTLIDPLTTQKSSSTLVLVSTMGKRKPKKSGKESTRTTATPKIDIISNLPDFLLFHILSFLPTRCAMATSVLARRWRHLWKDLLVLDLDNSEESPYYLSGGRHRFVAFVDSVFAQRTAAHVEKFCLTCEIPIDKRKSSTTWLRSVVGPHLKELYLDLSLHHHKGYGRVKLPQKVLTSTSLESLVLRGRMYLVVYEGFGWVRLPSLKNLELDLDCVDPNYVICSCRALENLKLTLREAFPTKSWETAELHMPRTLKRLTLIQADDTEEDLNDIQELVINTPLLEYLSITLWARCLQVSISDYPNMVEAHLDIDQDQEQIGWVLELFKALRQTKLLDLKLSTMECLLRASPFELPEFSRLVNLELEIPYFDSGFMIELLHNCNMLQVLTLHNREKVSTLELEEPNCWKLPMKDPDCVISHLKIFEFKGYQDSADEHAFVAYLLERGPILETMKIHADPSLGRKYKQRIHKELSRVPRSSKTCQLKVT
- the LOC107619806 gene encoding F-box/FBD/LRR-repeat protein At4g26340-like isoform X3 encodes the protein MGKRKPKKSGKESTRTTATPKIDIISNLPDFLLFHILSFLPTRCAMATSVLARRWRHLWKDLLVLDLDNSEESPYYLSGGRHRFVAFVDSVFAQRTAAHVEKFCLTCEIPIDKRKSSTTWLRSVVGPHLKELYLDLSLHHHKGYGRVKLPQKVLTSTSLESLVLRGRMYLVVYEGFGWVRLPSLKNLELDLDCVDPNYVICSCRALENLKLTLREAFPTKSWETAELHMPRTLKRLTLIQADDTEEDLNDIQELVINTPLLEYLSITLWARCLQVSISDYPNMVEAHLDIDQDQEQIGWVLELFKALRQTKLLDLKLSTMECLLRASPFELPEFSRLVNLELEIPYFDSGFMIELLHNCNMLQVLTLHNREKVSTLELEEPNCWKLPMKDPDCVISHLKIFEFKGYQDSADEHAFVAYLLERGPILETMKIHADPSLGRKYKQRIHKELSRVPRSSKTCQLKVT